One window from the genome of Cyclobacterium amurskyense encodes:
- a CDS encoding TlpA disulfide reductase family protein, with product MRFLTKSIFSVGLAGILLAACGEEKKEVFDGKVTISGKLENVPEGDVILSKYDVDKISVLDTIVIGKGGSFDYEINVDQPNFYDLDLFGERTIRLALFDEDVKVKYNFETEKLDVSGSKDSQLLFEIDELALKYQEETNAMNSAFYEAMSEKNQDKVQEIREQYTDMGINHADKVKSVIQESKGSFAALAGIGMLDPGTDFNFIDSVVLALGDKYPEMKLISTWKQELNEMRALSVGQPAPEISLPNPEGKVVNLSDLRGKYVMIDFWAGWCKPCRDENPNVVRLYNKYKDHGFEVYGVSLDRTRDMWTKAIAEDGLTWTQVSDLKYFNSEAAAKYQINAIPATYMVDPEGNIMAKDLRGKSLERKLAEIFD from the coding sequence ATGAGATTCTTAACCAAAAGTATATTTTCAGTAGGATTGGCGGGCATTTTGCTTGCCGCATGTGGAGAAGAAAAGAAAGAAGTCTTTGATGGAAAAGTGACCATCTCTGGTAAATTGGAAAATGTACCTGAGGGAGATGTGATCTTATCCAAGTACGATGTAGACAAGATTTCAGTCCTTGACACAATTGTCATAGGCAAAGGAGGTTCTTTTGATTATGAGATCAACGTAGATCAGCCAAATTTTTATGATTTGGATTTATTTGGAGAAAGAACAATCCGTTTGGCTTTATTTGATGAAGATGTTAAAGTTAAATATAATTTCGAAACGGAAAAACTTGATGTTTCTGGTTCAAAGGACAGTCAGTTGCTTTTTGAAATAGATGAGTTAGCCCTCAAATATCAGGAAGAAACGAACGCTATGAATTCCGCTTTTTACGAAGCCATGTCTGAGAAAAATCAGGATAAAGTTCAGGAAATTCGTGAGCAGTATACTGATATGGGAATAAACCATGCCGACAAAGTGAAGTCTGTTATTCAGGAGTCTAAAGGAAGTTTTGCTGCCTTGGCAGGAATAGGAATGTTGGACCCTGGAACAGATTTTAATTTTATAGACAGCGTTGTGCTTGCTTTGGGAGACAAATATCCAGAAATGAAATTAATCAGTACCTGGAAGCAGGAACTAAATGAAATGAGAGCGCTTTCTGTAGGGCAGCCAGCTCCTGAAATTTCACTTCCTAATCCTGAGGGAAAGGTGGTAAACCTTTCTGATTTGAGAGGGAAATATGTGATGATAGATTTTTGGGCAGGATGGTGTAAACCTTGTAGGGATGAAAATCCAAATGTGGTAAGACTTTATAATAAATACAAAGACCATGGCTTTGAGGTATATGGTGTTTCTCTAGATAGAACCCGAGACATGTGGACAAAAGCCATAGCTGAGGACGGTTTGACCTGGACCCAGGTTTCTGATCTCAAGTATTTTAATTCAGAGGCCGCAGCCAAGTATCAGATCAATGCCATACCAGCTACTTACATGGTAGATCCTGAAGGAAATATCATGGCAAAGGATTTAAGAGGCAAATCTTTGGAAAGAAAGCTTGCTGAAATATTCGATTAA
- the gatB gene encoding Asp-tRNA(Asn)/Glu-tRNA(Gln) amidotransferase subunit GatB: MIEEKSTTLMAENLKDKYEMVIGLEVHAQLLTKSKMYTSDANSYGKMPNTNISVITLGHPGTLPKVNRKAVEYAVKMGLACNSSITRRNVFARKNYFYPDLPKGYQLTQDKNPICVGGFVPITLSSGEKKNVALTRIHMEEDAGKSMHLAGEVDTLVDFNRAGVPLIEIVTEPDMRSSEEAYNLLSEIKKLVVYLDVCDGNMEEGSLRCDANVSVRLNGETELGKKVEVKNMNSFRNVARAIEHEYNRQIGLLEKGEEIISETRTFDATTGLTASMRTKEDLNDYRYFPEPDLSPVVISEEWLSSIKAELPVLPRELFDKFVNTYGLPEYDAGVLTDQKEIALWFESLCSHTNNFKAASNWMMGPIKSYLNELTLKIEDFPLKESQIAALIALIDDGKVSFTVATQKLYPQLISNPEKTPLEIAQELNLIQDSDEDSIKSVIQEVLIQNAAKVQEYKSGKKGLMGMFMGQVMKKSQGKADPKVANKILTELLDN, translated from the coding sequence ATGATTGAAGAGAAGTCCACTACCTTAATGGCAGAAAACCTCAAAGATAAGTACGAGATGGTGATAGGATTGGAAGTCCACGCACAATTGCTTACTAAAAGTAAGATGTACACCTCTGATGCCAATAGCTATGGGAAAATGCCTAACACCAATATATCGGTGATTACATTGGGTCATCCTGGCACCTTGCCAAAAGTAAATAGAAAAGCAGTGGAGTATGCTGTGAAAATGGGACTGGCTTGTAATTCTTCCATTACAAGGAGGAATGTATTTGCCCGTAAGAATTATTTTTACCCAGATTTGCCAAAAGGATATCAACTGACACAGGATAAAAATCCTATTTGTGTAGGTGGCTTTGTTCCTATTACTTTAAGTAGTGGGGAGAAAAAAAATGTAGCATTAACCAGAATCCATATGGAAGAAGATGCAGGTAAATCCATGCACCTTGCTGGGGAGGTGGATACACTTGTAGACTTCAATAGGGCTGGTGTGCCATTGATCGAGATTGTTACAGAACCTGACATGCGCTCTTCTGAAGAAGCTTATAACCTTTTGTCAGAAATAAAGAAATTGGTTGTCTATCTTGATGTTTGTGATGGAAACATGGAAGAAGGTTCTTTAAGATGTGACGCCAATGTGTCTGTTAGACTTAATGGTGAAACCGAGTTGGGGAAAAAGGTGGAAGTGAAAAACATGAACTCCTTTAGAAACGTTGCAAGGGCCATTGAGCATGAATATAACAGGCAAATAGGGCTACTTGAAAAAGGAGAGGAGATCATTTCAGAAACAAGAACATTTGATGCGACGACCGGATTAACGGCAAGTATGAGGACTAAGGAAGACCTTAATGATTATAGGTACTTTCCTGAGCCTGATTTGAGCCCTGTGGTGATCTCTGAAGAATGGTTGTCTTCCATTAAAGCCGAACTTCCGGTTCTTCCACGTGAATTGTTTGATAAATTCGTTAATACTTACGGACTTCCTGAATACGATGCTGGCGTGTTAACCGACCAAAAGGAAATAGCCCTATGGTTTGAATCCTTATGTAGCCATACAAATAATTTTAAAGCGGCATCCAACTGGATGATGGGCCCAATTAAATCTTATTTGAATGAATTGACGTTGAAGATTGAGGACTTCCCTTTAAAGGAATCACAAATCGCTGCATTAATAGCCTTGATTGATGATGGGAAAGTAAGCTTTACAGTGGCTACCCAAAAATTATACCCTCAGTTAATCAGTAATCCTGAGAAAACACCACTTGAGATCGCTCAAGAATTGAATTTAATTCAGGACAGTGATGAGGATTCTATTAAGTCCGTGATACAAGAGGTATTGATTCAAAACGCGGCTAAAGTACAAGAATACAAGTCTGGTAAAAAAGGACTTATGGGTATGTTTATGGGGCAAGTTATGAAAAAGTCCCAAGGTAAGGCAGACCCAAAAGTTGCTAATAAAATTTTAACAGAGTTATTGGATAATTAA